CTTCACGCTTGATGAGCCGCCCTTTCTCTAGCACTGCTACTTTGTACCCTGCTTGACACAGCGTATAGGCTACAGCTCCGCCGCTTGCTCCTGAGCCGATGATAACAACATCATACATACTCATAACTCTATATATCTTGTTGTAGGCCTAGGGAGACCGCCGTACGAAGAGATCGCCTTCCACCCTGCTTCGTCAATGTTTGAACCATAGATCGGATCGCTAAAGAGTCCTTCCATGGTCAGAGTCATGATATGTGACAACCAATTACGGCCATAGTGTGTCTCCTCATAGGCACGCAGTGCCTTCTCTTTCTCTGACTCTGTCATAGATACAAATCTTCCTTTTTCACGTTTCTCCAGTTCTTTTGCCCCTTCAATGACAAAGGCTTTGATATCTTTATCAAAGCTCTGATGCATCATGGTTTCAAACAGGAATTCTGTGACCTTCATCGATCTGGAAGAAGGGAGTTTGCCGCCTTCAGGGAATAGATGCTCCTGTACAGCAGAGAGTGTCGGTGCTACCCGTTTAAATGCTTTCTCAAAATCACTGACCCCTTTTGCCTGCAGATAGGAAGAGAGTCCCAGAACGGAACCCAATATGAGAAATTTTCTTCTTTTCATTGCACACTCTTTACATTGATTTGTTCTTATTATACCTACCATCTGTGCACTTTGGGTGCAACAGACTACACATACCTTACACAAGTAGTATATTATACTGCAACTGTCAAAAAAATAGAAGGAGAAAGATATGCAAAAATTCATTGTGGGTGCGTTTATAGGATTGGCAATGCTTGCTTTTATCGGCTGTACAAAGAACAATACTGTAGAATCAGATACTAAATGCTCGACAAGCACCAAATGTGAAGGGACAACGAAATGTTCCGGAGACAGATCAAAAGCTGTGACGACAAAATGTGATGCCAGTAAGAAGTGCGGTTGATACATATTCTTACGCTCTTTAACTTAAGTGTTTTCTCATGGTGAGAGATCTTCCATAGAAAATGCACTTATGTTACTTTACACCATTATTTTAAAGGATAGAATGATGATAAAATTACTCTTTGGAGCACTACTGAGCTTGTCCCTGCTCACCCTTACCGGATGTGGTGAGAAAGAAAACACAAGCACGGAGTCTATGACAAAATGTGAAGCCGGAAAATGTGATAATGCGACGCAAAAATCGGAAGTACCTGCACAAAAGTGTAACGCAGATGCAAAAGATGTTGATAACTGATCTCTTCGCCCCTGTTCTCTATAAAACAAGAGGACAGGCTTCTTTTCCTCTACCCAATACACACAGCGTGCACATCTTTCATACTATACTTGCACTGTAACAACAAACATATTGTATATAAAGGAGTTACAAATGCTAAAAGGTATCTATCCTAACGCCAGAAATATATTAAGCAGGGGAAGAGATATTGCCTTACTGTTGGCCAGACTTACTATCGCCTATGGATTTTACAACCCAGCGATGCAAAAGTGGTCAGACATCTCAAGTGTTGGCGAGTGGTTTGGTACCCTGGGCATCCCCCTCCCTGCCTTGAATGCCTATCTGGCAGCCAGTACGGAACTGTTGGGAGTTGTATTATTAACATTGGGACTCTTTACAAGACTTATCTCATTGCCCCTTATAGTGATGATGGTCGTTGCCATTGTTACCGTACATATAGGCCATGGCTTTTCTGCAGGAGATAATGGGTTTGAAATT
The sequence above is drawn from the Sulfurovum sp. TSL1 genome and encodes:
- a CDS encoding DoxX family protein, which encodes MLKGIYPNARNILSRGRDIALLLARLTIAYGFYNPAMQKWSDISSVGEWFGTLGIPLPALNAYLAASTELLGVVLLTLGLFTRLISLPLIVMMVVAIVTVHIGHGFSAGDNGFEIPLYYILFLALFASFGAGKFSLDHLLFGEEQ
- a CDS encoding gluconate 2-dehydrogenase subunit 3 family protein, giving the protein MKRRKFLILGSVLGLSSYLQAKGVSDFEKAFKRVAPTLSAVQEHLFPEGGKLPSSRSMKVTEFLFETMMHQSFDKDIKAFVIEGAKELEKREKGRFVSMTESEKEKALRAYEETHYGRNWLSHIMTLTMEGLFSDPIYGSNIDEAGWKAISSYGGLPRPTTRYIEL